Proteins encoded in a region of the Nonomuraea helvata genome:
- a CDS encoding cytochrome P450 encodes MDIDLADLDFWRRPLKERNEAFARLRQLEHPVFFPEKKVPFLRSGKGFYALVRHADVVEASRNARIFSSEPAVTNPEPPGWVKQVFGESMVNMDDPRHARLRRIVTRSFSPKMLAGLQSDIEAACARIVDDVVEEGPRDFVAQVAARLPIHVICDMLAVPQELREKVHQHADISTAYTGVRPSLARSVQLAGQNMLALLALQRMVIKLGHERVADPKGDLVSLLVNANVDGERLTDKELGSFFALLLVAGNETARNTMAHGIKLLTDNPAQRELLTGDFDAHVNGAIEEMVRYVSPIMQFRRTVTEDCSLRGLELKKGDKVVLFYGSANRDESVFPDADTFDITRDTKPHVGFGGPGPHFCLGANLARQELRTMFRELLTRLPGIRAVGEPELLLSNFDNSVRTQAFTF; translated from the coding sequence GTGGACATCGACCTCGCGGATTTGGATTTCTGGCGGAGGCCGCTCAAGGAGCGGAATGAGGCGTTCGCCCGGCTCCGCCAGTTGGAGCATCCGGTGTTCTTCCCGGAGAAGAAAGTCCCTTTCCTCCGGTCAGGCAAGGGCTTCTACGCTCTCGTACGGCACGCGGACGTGGTCGAGGCCAGCCGCAACGCCAGGATCTTCTCCAGCGAGCCGGCCGTGACCAACCCGGAGCCGCCCGGCTGGGTGAAGCAGGTGTTCGGGGAGTCGATGGTCAACATGGACGACCCGCGCCACGCCCGCCTGCGCAGGATCGTCACCCGCTCCTTCAGCCCGAAGATGCTGGCCGGCCTGCAGAGCGACATCGAGGCCGCCTGCGCCCGCATCGTGGACGACGTCGTCGAGGAGGGCCCGCGCGACTTCGTGGCCCAGGTGGCGGCCCGGCTGCCCATCCACGTCATCTGCGACATGCTGGCCGTCCCGCAGGAGCTGCGGGAGAAGGTCCACCAGCACGCCGACATCTCCACCGCGTACACCGGCGTGCGCCCCAGCCTGGCGCGCAGCGTCCAGCTGGCCGGCCAGAACATGCTGGCCCTGCTCGCCCTGCAGCGCATGGTCATCAAGCTCGGCCACGAGCGCGTCGCCGACCCCAAGGGCGACCTGGTGTCCCTGCTGGTCAACGCCAACGTCGACGGCGAGCGGCTGACCGACAAGGAGCTCGGCTCGTTCTTCGCCCTGCTGCTGGTCGCGGGCAACGAGACGGCCCGCAACACGATGGCCCACGGCATCAAGCTCCTCACCGACAACCCGGCGCAGCGCGAGCTGCTGACGGGCGACTTCGACGCGCACGTCAACGGCGCGATCGAGGAGATGGTCCGGTACGTGTCACCGATCATGCAGTTCAGGCGCACGGTCACCGAGGACTGCTCGCTGCGCGGGCTGGAGCTGAAGAAGGGGGACAAGGTCGTCCTCTTCTACGGTTCGGCCAACCGGGACGAGTCGGTCTTCCCGGACGCCGACACGTTCGACATCACCCGCGACACCAAGCCGCACGTCGGCTTCGGCGGGCCGGGCCCGCACTTCTGCCTCGGCGCCAACCTGGCCAGGCAGGAGCTGCGTACGATGTTC
- a CDS encoding FG-GAP and VCBS repeat-containing protein: MKLLLAACLVLPLTSGTTPTAARSCGGHSLDFDGDGRPDLAVAAPYDDSRAGSVTVMYGSGKKVKLTQAGAEPGDSFGSALAVGDFNGDKCADLAVGVSEEFTGARVPGGDGNGVVQIFNGSAEGLVPGKELALARPSSDRFGASLAAGDLDGDGRDELVVGAPSHRSGGAVTVYWMKGRKPYQITQKTSWVRQAANVTDQWGAALATGDFDGDGKDELVVGAPADSVTLDGQGSVTVLDLRAKRARQLTQSSPGIKGASEKWDAFGAALATGDFNGDGRADLAVGVPGEGLSANQRAMDYGDGTVDVLYGSRSGLTTHKSEAWSQNTLEGVPRYYDRFGASLAAGDFNGDGNDELAIGVPGEKAVQVLAGRASGGLTRVGNLLVKGKGRDFGAALAALPLSERYHTLDRRRPLYGLVVAAPDQGLVMYAPGSRKRGLKLGKVRRLSQGNGLYGYTFG; encoded by the coding sequence ATGAAGCTGCTGCTCGCCGCGTGTCTGGTTCTTCCACTCACTTCCGGTACGACTCCCACCGCGGCTCGGTCATGCGGTGGGCACTCCCTCGACTTCGACGGCGACGGACGGCCCGACCTCGCCGTGGCCGCTCCCTACGACGACTCCCGGGCCGGGTCGGTGACCGTGATGTACGGGTCCGGGAAGAAGGTGAAGCTCACGCAGGCCGGGGCGGAGCCGGGCGACTCGTTCGGGTCGGCTCTGGCCGTGGGGGACTTCAACGGGGACAAGTGCGCCGACCTGGCCGTGGGGGTGTCGGAGGAGTTCACGGGCGCCCGCGTGCCCGGCGGGGACGGGAACGGGGTCGTCCAGATCTTCAACGGGTCGGCCGAGGGGCTGGTCCCGGGCAAGGAGCTGGCGCTGGCCAGGCCGTCCAGCGACCGGTTCGGCGCGTCGCTGGCCGCCGGGGACCTCGACGGGGACGGCCGGGACGAGCTGGTCGTGGGCGCGCCGAGCCACCGGTCCGGCGGGGCGGTGACCGTCTACTGGATGAAGGGGCGCAAGCCGTACCAGATCACGCAGAAGACGTCGTGGGTGCGGCAGGCGGCGAACGTGACCGACCAGTGGGGGGCGGCGCTGGCGACCGGGGACTTCGACGGCGACGGCAAGGACGAGCTGGTCGTCGGCGCGCCCGCCGACAGCGTCACGCTGGACGGACAGGGCTCGGTGACCGTGCTCGACCTACGGGCGAAGCGGGCCCGGCAGCTCACCCAGAGCAGCCCCGGGATCAAGGGGGCCTCCGAGAAGTGGGACGCGTTCGGCGCCGCGCTGGCCACGGGCGACTTCAACGGCGACGGACGCGCCGACCTGGCCGTCGGGGTCCCCGGCGAGGGCCTCAGCGCCAACCAGCGGGCCATGGACTACGGCGACGGCACCGTGGACGTCCTGTACGGGTCGCGCAGCGGCCTGACCACCCACAAGAGCGAGGCGTGGTCGCAGAACACGCTGGAAGGCGTGCCCCGGTACTACGACCGGTTCGGGGCGTCCTTGGCGGCCGGGGACTTCAACGGGGACGGCAACGACGAGCTGGCGATCGGCGTGCCCGGCGAGAAGGCGGTCCAGGTGCTGGCCGGGCGCGCCTCCGGCGGGCTGACCCGGGTGGGGAACCTGCTGGTCAAGGGGAAGGGCCGGGACTTCGGCGCCGCGCTGGCCGCGCTGCCCCTCAGCGAGCGCTACCACACGCTGGACCGGCGGCGGCCGCTCTACGGGCTGGTGGTGGCGGCCCCCGACCAGGGGCTCGTCATGTACGCGCCCGGCTCGCGGAAGCGGGGGCTGAAGCTGGGCAAGGTGCGCCGTCTCAGCCAGGGCAACGGCCTGTACGGCTACACCTTCGGCTGA
- a CDS encoding HAMP domain-containing sensor histidine kinase — protein sequence MSTFSTRVARLRKHLARTPLWLRLVSATLLLVTLAITLTGVFAVRLLRGYLVERVDQQLIAATRPLRDPPPMAEQPRPGGRPQRFFGLFYAVLLDPSGTPIRTLSESTEEHTPALPKLDLLKVVALNGRPFTVESLGTGGPSWRVVAVPGRDGESRVIAVNLSEVDATVSQLVLIVAVAGGGTLVVLGLACYWLVRRSLRPLREIARTAKDIAGGDLSRRVPLWAGTTEVGKLGRSLNSMLAQIEAAAGEREAAAESARRSATAARRSEELMRRFMADASHELRTPLTSIRGFAELYRLGEEKDLAEAVRLLSRIEGQAARMGLLVEDMLLLARLDQRRELAMRPVDLLSLAATVVIDAQTLAPDRKIELVRLFGGEGGRDRDGRRVAARAGAQQPRHQRAHPHAGRHVLPGAGRAGRRPGRGGGGRRRARVSGGGGRAGVRAVLPRRPGPERRRVGAGAVDRGHAGGGARRHRYGGGRAGQRSAVQGDPARQRRRTPPCSLLRTPEDAEDLEGLEGLSRRCSRTGRCPG from the coding sequence ATGAGCACGTTCTCGACGAGGGTCGCCCGGCTGCGGAAACACCTGGCCAGGACCCCGCTCTGGCTCCGCCTCGTCTCCGCCACGCTCCTGCTGGTCACCCTCGCCATCACCCTCACGGGCGTGTTCGCGGTGCGGCTGCTGCGTGGCTACCTCGTCGAGCGTGTGGACCAGCAGCTGATCGCGGCCACCCGCCCGCTGCGCGACCCGCCCCCGATGGCCGAGCAGCCCCGCCCCGGCGGGCGCCCGCAGCGCTTCTTCGGCCTGTTCTACGCGGTGCTCCTGGACCCCTCCGGCACCCCGATCCGGACGCTCAGCGAGTCGACAGAGGAGCACACGCCCGCCCTGCCCAAGCTCGACCTCCTCAAGGTCGTGGCACTCAACGGCCGTCCCTTCACCGTCGAGTCGCTCGGGACCGGGGGCCCGAGCTGGCGCGTGGTCGCCGTGCCGGGCCGCGACGGCGAGAGCCGGGTGATCGCCGTCAACCTGAGTGAGGTGGACGCCACGGTCTCCCAGCTCGTCCTGATCGTCGCGGTCGCGGGCGGTGGCACGCTGGTGGTGCTCGGGCTCGCCTGCTACTGGCTGGTACGCCGCAGCCTGCGCCCGCTCCGCGAGATCGCGCGCACGGCCAAGGACATCGCGGGCGGCGACCTGTCGCGCCGCGTGCCCCTCTGGGCGGGCACCACCGAGGTCGGCAAGCTCGGCCGTTCGCTCAACAGCATGCTCGCCCAGATCGAGGCGGCGGCGGGCGAGCGGGAGGCGGCGGCCGAGTCGGCCCGCCGGTCCGCCACGGCGGCCAGGCGGTCCGAGGAGCTGATGCGCCGGTTCATGGCCGACGCCTCGCACGAGCTGCGCACGCCGCTGACCTCGATCAGGGGATTCGCGGAGCTGTACCGGCTGGGGGAGGAGAAGGACCTGGCCGAGGCCGTACGGCTGCTGAGCCGCATCGAGGGGCAGGCGGCGCGCATGGGGCTGCTCGTGGAGGACATGCTGCTGCTGGCCCGGCTCGACCAGCGGCGGGAGCTGGCGATGCGGCCCGTGGACCTGCTCAGCCTCGCGGCCACCGTGGTGATCGACGCCCAGACGCTGGCGCCGGACCGGAAGATCGAGCTGGTGCGGCTCTTCGGCGGCGAGGGGGGACGTGACCGTGACGGGCGACGAGTCGCGGCTCGGGCAGGTGCTCAACAACCTCGTCACCAACGCGCTCACCCACACGCCGGCCGGCACGTCCTTCCAGGTGCGGGTCGGGCTGGACGGCGACCAGGCCGTGGTGGAGGTGGCCGACGAAGGGCCCGGGTTTCCGGCGGAGGTGGCCGAGCGGGTGTTCGAGCGGTTCTACCGCGCCGACCCGGCCCGGAGCGCCGGCGGGTCGGGGCTGGGGCTGTCGATCGCGGCCACGCTGGTGGAGGCGCACGGCGGCATCGTTATGGCGGAGGGCGCGCCGGGCAAAGGAGCGCTGTTCAGGGTGATCCTGCCCGTCAACGGCGCCGCACCCCGCCCTGCTCCCTCCTGAGGACCCCTGAGGACGCTGAGGACCTTGAAGGCCTTGAAGGCCTCAGCCGAAGGTGTAGCCGTACAGGCCGTTGCCCTGGCTGA
- a CDS encoding response regulator transcription factor: MSEPEARLLVVDDEPNIRELFSASLRMAGFEVLTAADGMEALRVAEESSPDLVMLDVMLPDLDGLAVAGRLRSRGRRVPVLFVTAKDTPEDRIAGLGLGEDYVTKPFSLEEVIARIRAVLRRTRRGAPPPNRMRVADLELDEESHEVWRDGIPIKLSPTEFRLLRYFMLNVGRVLSKTQILDHVWNGDWRTDVGLVESYVSYLRRKVDTGERKYLHTLRGVGYILRPPRI; encoded by the coding sequence ATGAGCGAGCCCGAGGCCAGGCTGCTGGTGGTCGACGACGAGCCCAACATCAGGGAGCTGTTCTCGGCCAGCCTGCGCATGGCCGGGTTCGAGGTGCTGACCGCGGCCGACGGCATGGAGGCGCTTCGGGTCGCTGAGGAGAGCTCACCTGATCTGGTGATGCTCGACGTCATGCTGCCCGATCTGGACGGCCTGGCGGTCGCGGGCAGGCTGCGGTCCCGCGGCCGCCGGGTCCCCGTGCTCTTCGTGACCGCCAAGGACACGCCGGAGGACCGGATCGCGGGGCTGGGGCTGGGCGAGGACTACGTGACCAAGCCGTTCAGCCTGGAGGAGGTCATCGCCAGGATCCGGGCGGTGCTGCGCAGGACCCGGCGCGGCGCGCCGCCGCCCAACCGGATGCGGGTGGCCGACCTGGAGCTCGACGAGGAGAGCCACGAGGTGTGGCGCGACGGCATTCCGATCAAGCTGTCGCCGACGGAGTTCAGGCTGCTGCGGTACTTCATGCTCAACGTGGGCCGGGTGCTGTCGAAGACGCAGATCCTCGACCACGTGTGGAACGGCGACTGGCGCACCGACGTCGGCCTGGTCGAGTCGTACGTCTCCTACCTGCGGCGCAAGGTGGACACGGGGGAGCGCAAGTACCTGCACACGCTGCGCGGAGTCGGCTACATCCTGCGCCCGCCCCGGATATGA